A window of Pectinophora gossypiella chromosome 12, ilPecGoss1.1, whole genome shotgun sequence contains these coding sequences:
- the LOC126371532 gene encoding ras-related protein Rab-39B, whose amino-acid sequence MVDPIFDYQFRLILIGDSTVGKSSLLKYFTDGKFAELSDPTVGVDFFARIIEVQDGTRIKLQLWDTAGQERFRSITKSYYRNSVGALLVYDVCNRSSFEHIPLWMMEAKRHIEPHRPVFALVGCKVDLVGTDNKNGARREVSCEEARMFAEENGLHHVETSAKTGQNVEEAFVLVAQEVYNRIQTGEYKVEDGWDGIKTGFNRPNGMDFNLLEAETVQSTCC is encoded by the exons ATGGTTGATCCGATATTTGATTACCAGTTCAGGCTGATTTTAATCGGGGATAGTACGGTTGGAAAGAGCTCATTGCTTAAATATTTCACAGATGGCAAATTCGCAGAG CTGTCGGACCCTACGGTGGGGGTGGATTTCTTCGCAAGGATAATAGAAGTTCAGGACGGGACGAGGATAAAGTTGCAGTTATGGGATACTGCAGGACAGGAGCGGTTCAGATCCATAACAAAATCGTACTACAGGAACTCGGTTGGGGCTCTTTTAGTGTACGATGTGTGTAACAGGTCCAGTTTTGAGCATATACCTCTGTGGATGATGGAAGCCAAGAGACACATAGAGCCCCATAGGCCGGTGTTCGCGCTGGTGGGATGCAAAGTGGACCTAGTAGGTACTGACAACAAGAACGGAGCCCGGCGGGAAGTGTCGTGCGAGGAAGCCAGAATGTTTGCAGAGGAAAATg GTCTTCACCATGTAGAAACCTCTGCAAAAACCGGTCAGAATGTAGAAGAAGCATTTGTCTTAGTTGCTCAAGAAGTGTACAACCGTATACAAACAGGAGAATACAAGGTAGAAGACGGCTGGGACGGCATCAAAACTGGCTTCAACCGCCCCAATGGTATGGATTTCAACCTCCTTGAAGCAGAAACTGTGCAATCTACATgttgttaa
- the LOC126371501 gene encoding THAP domain-containing protein 1-like, with amino-acid sequence MNFSHSLVKMKENGTEFIESKLKSTPIAMVAPELKQNAEADTEISKTCAVLGCDDSKNLNSDEFFRFPEDPHFREIWTNLTGRNNWMSTDYSYICIQHFSVDCFTCDADNQMVLVDKAVPSLKLPKHVLEVEYIEEDTLDNEDEDYDMDGDTDYDGDNEAESHRHVNGDPHVTSSKPKQKVDNIELLKLFTEVQMMQRQAVGLKDKLRYNMKIHNRQGRFLNRLNQIIEMKKDVLSQKRKKKARILLSLQDKIKDDTNGLVMAMPSRHTDDLKNFALSIYKYSPQAYIYLRNTLRTLLPSTEVMDNWLSAGFQPKNVISSSNLIKVSTEQTDSELSCKIALR; translated from the exons ATGAATTTTAGTCATAGTCTagttaaaatgaaagaaaatggTACAGAATTTATTGAGAGCAAGCTGAAGTCTACTCCTATTG CTATGGTGGCCCCGGAACTGAAACAGAACGCAGAAGCCGACACAGAGATCTCTAAAACATGTGCAGTGCTGGGATGTGATGATTCTAAAAACTTAAATTCAGATGAGTTCTTTAG GTTTCCAGAAGACCCACACTTCAGAGAGATATGGACGAACCTGACCGGTAGAAACAACTGGATGTCCACAGACTACTCATACATTTGTATACAGCACTTCTCAGTGGACTGCTTCACATGTGACGCTGATAATCAGATGGTGCTTGTGGATAAGGCCGTGCCATCACTGAAGCTACCCAAACATGTTCTAGAG GTGGAGTACATAGAAGAAGACACACTAGACAATGAGGATGAAGACTACGATATGGACGGCGACACAGATTATGACGGGGACAACGAGGCAGAgtcacacagacacgtcaacgGAGACCCACACGTGACCAGCAGCAAACCCAAACAAAAAGTAGACAATATAGAATTACTCAAACTATTCACAGAAGTACAAATGATGCAACGACAAGCAGTGGGCCTTAAGGACAAATTAAGATACAATATGAAAATACACAATAGACAGGGTAGGTTTTTAAATCGATTGAATCAAATAATAGAAATGAAGAAAGACGTGTTGAGtcagaaaagaaagaaaaaagcgAGAATATTGCTGTCTTTACAGGATAAAATTAAGGACGATACAAACGGACTTGTAATGGCGATGCCGTCAAGGCACACAGATGATTTGAAGAATTTTGCACTTAGTATTTATAAGTATTCCCCACAAGCATATATCTACTTGAGGAATACATTGCGGACGCTGTTACCAAGTACAGAAGTGATGGACAACTGGCTCAGTGCAGGGTTCCAGCCCAAGAATGTGATTTCATCCAGCAACCTGATAAAAGTTTCCACAGAACAAACAGACTCGGAACTCTCGTGTAAAATTGCACTTCGTTGA